The sequence tgtagccctggctgtccgagAGAACTCAACTCTGTAAagcaggttgaccttgaactcaagaccttcTCCTGCCTCTGCGAGCTAAAGGCGTGTAGCACCATGGcctggtgaattttttttttttctttttgtaattccagctactctggaggcagatgcaaGACTAACTTTTAGGCCGGCCTGGAAAAAGGGAATGCGCTGGTCTATGCAAAATacagcccctcccccgccccgcaaATCACAACCAAACCAGCTGAATTAAATAACACGGTATACTTGCAATTACTTTAAATTGTGTACATACCATGGGCTGTTTAATTCACAAATCATTTTACAGGTATCATCTTTAATTCTACCTTGCAACAACTTGGAGAACCCAAATTTTCAGTCATGCATTACCTGTTAAGGGGAGACCAGGTTATGTCTCCTTTAACCCAGTCATTCTGATTGCTACTTCAGAAAAGTCTGCCTCAGAcgaaataaaacttaaaaccgAGGCCTGCATCTGAGTGTGCGCGTACACACCTAAATGTCGATTGCAAAAACCTTTCGGACCTCCAAACACAGCCCAGTGGTTGTGGGGAGGCCGCGGGATTCCTGAAGCAGCGCCAGTTCCTGTAGAGCTGCAGTGCCCCAGGACAGAGGAACGTTACTTTGAAAGGGTTAATTAATCTTCACAAAGCTTCCTAAGAGGTAGGTTACCGGGCAAGGAAAATAACACTGGAAACCGGTTTAGCTCCTTTGTAGAACGTGTGGTGGCCCTAAAAAGGGCCTTTATGCAAATAAAAGACGATGCAAACCCCTGGCTGACTCAGCCGCCGAAGCCGTAGAGCGTGCGTCCCTGGCGCTTGAGCGCGTAGACCACGTCCATGGCCGTGACGGTCTTGCGCTTGGCGTGCTCCGTGTAGGTGACGGCGTCGCGGATCACGTTCTCCAGGAAGACCTTCAGCACCCCGCGGGTCTCCTCGTAGATGAGGCCGGAGATGCGCTTGACGCCGCCGCGCCGGGCCAGGCGGCGGATGGCGGGCTTGGTGATGCCCTGGATGTTGTCGCGCAGGACTTTGCGGTGGCGCTTGGCGCCGCCCTTGCCCAGGCCCTTCCCGCCTTTGCCGCGACCAGACATGTTGACAAAGAAGAGAGCAGCTGCCGAAAAGCAAACTGACGGCTTCCAGGGAAAGCAGTTCTGTCTTATAGGGAACGTGCGGACCGGAGTGAAAGCAGGAAGCGCCAGGCGGAAGTGCCTGcggaagggggaggggctcccAGCCGCGCAGGAATTCAGCGGCTTTCAATtctgttttacttcatttaaGAGCAAAGTCTGTGTCCCACCATTTTATTCCTGCTCCACCCTTCCTAAGTAATTTAACAGTCTAGGACAtacatgggaaggaaggaagcaaatcCCGTTCTCTCTCCCCATTTACGCTTTCCTTTTTAGCACTTTATAGGACGATGCTGTTTAACTTGGAATACCTTTTAATGAACCAAACAGTAAACTAATGAGACAGTTATGAATCGTGCCTGTGAAATGTTTTCGTATGGGAGCCATTTAAACTGCGGTCATTACTGGTTTTCGCTCTTGTTTTGAGACCGTTTCCTTAGTGTGTCTGACGTGATTCATCGTTGtgcagaccaggctagtctccaactccagatctgcctgactctgcctcccgaatgctagggtTAAACGTTTGCAGCACAACACATGGTTTAATACTTAAGTCGGACAGAGTTGGGAATAATTCAAGCACAGGAAAGTGAAACGAAATTACATTTGCGGTAACAGATCATAAATGCTGAAGGAATTCCAGCTAGAAGTTTCAAAGAAACCAGATTTTCGATTTTATCGTGTATTTAACCTGTTCCCCGCCACCCTACATCCCCCGCAAGCCAGGGCTTCTCtctttctggctgttctggatctcgctctgtagcccaggctggcccccaacgcagagctccacctgcctctgcctcccacgggCGGGGATTACAGGGGCataagccaccactgcctggagtgGCTCTCCGAGTCCAGGCATACACTTCACACGGGACGGGGGGTGGCCTCACAGCCCAGCAGGG is a genomic window of Peromyscus maniculatus bairdii isolate BWxNUB_F1_BW_parent chromosome 5, HU_Pman_BW_mat_3.1, whole genome shotgun sequence containing:
- the LOC143266723 gene encoding histone H4; amino-acid sequence: MSGRGKGGKGLGKGGAKRHRKVLRDNIQGITKPAIRRLARRGGVKRISGLIYEETRGVLKVFLENVIRDAVTYTEHAKRKTVTAMDVVYALKRQGRTLYGFGG